A genomic stretch from Salvelinus alpinus chromosome 38, SLU_Salpinus.1, whole genome shotgun sequence includes:
- the LOC139566482 gene encoding bromodomain adjacent to zinc finger domain protein 2B-like isoform X12, with amino-acid sequence MESGERLASPAPPTLPTARTSSPAASSSSSSPAPHSKSSLAPSPAASLGSTLSTSGRLYGAMSDQQPYTLSSAFPLVSHPAFGLYTTSSGRPEFGGLGSLGSLGSLGSLGMSAALAAHPQLGALTEWWRAAEAHSRGAAAFLPPFLGLPTMFTPHIQQNHSPMQPPSRTPSKNGQIPKGVNGAVNGSGVSSPTMQGSYSMNASPSLGASQSVKGPKARGPRSSPHSQSHTAELQLEKVPHKPKDKKPSKKPAEVAGVSDSESGSSSDSSSNGAISSDLEDLGGEEDDDDDDDDDDEDEEEDGKCEAWNSEKEKARRAKKKKMKIGTLSSGMKEAQDKRNNLPHSLPSDPPILVPSQHCPSPPTLSQSSPLSLQTSRPREEGLQQHLSVIQSTGLAASSKPLALLTQPRRETSPSPLSASPIPLITSPKGRTTSSPKPPKLLPSSPQNLPLSLCTSLSRSVPLSSSPQSFPLLTSPMANSQQPKPLKTPGSGKASKRKLLEDSLSQINEFRLKQSLLSQGQTFPAAQPKKQQGHRTSRKAAGVKSSSLPPPKLSSPESLGGGGRSTKLPPAPLPPPPQNNHSNLFLSSALLGLAAHPNGVIQSTTAQDAPLALITKPRKDSNKDLSGAGASLSLPVNLSTGGRAHSASSQAPPARPATSPSPATARGPRKIKAPKTPKLQAPNLQVQAHALAPMAAWKGLSQSHLVQSLVDLFRGAEAGLPGLPGLPSSKDSDDSVEDDDDDDDDDDDDLDDLEDDEEDSDDSLSDSDSNSDSDADVSGGKLKDPKLKLPSSGSASKREKTPLKLTKGHASLLSNSTNHTATSCSPLNLQVIKTPNIVTSSSALAYHSSPSSSYSLAMPPGAGKRKRVMDEQELRIPLELGWQRETRIKSVSGKMQGDVAYYAPCGKKLRQYPDVMKGLQWSLLKDEDVIPHILAMEGRRGRPPNSERQRGAEGGKGSRRRKGRPPNVGEGLGLGAEVPSPSEAKLLRKLEAQEIARQAAQMKMMRKLEKQAMARAAKEARKQQAIMAAEERRKQKEQMKIIKQQEKIKRIQQIRLEKEMRTQQILEAKRRKKEEVANAKVMEAEKRIKEKEMRRQHAVILKHQERERRRQHGMLMKAVEARKKAEERERLRQEKRDEKRLNKERKLELRRLELEIARELKKPNEDMCLADHKPLPEFSRIPGLILPGVAVSDCLMLMQFLRGFGKVLGFDVGVDVPTLGMLQEGLLNVGDSMGHVQDLLVRLLSLAVCDPGLPPGHKTKTMLGDHLTNVGINRDNVSEVLQMYMGAHCGQTELAELALSLKTKAFQAHTPAQKASILGFLANELACSKSVVSEIDKNLDHMTNMRKDKWLIEGKLKKLRTIHAKRTGKRDASMGGEETQPLGTPSSGLKRKRKAGAESDDDDDEDEDSDDLADEDDEEEEEEMKKGKKVETCDEDDGDQSTSVEELEKQIEKLAKQQHQVRRKLFEASHSLRSMMYGQDRYRRRYWVLPHCGGVFIEAMESGEAAGELDKERERRRTAAGEVHIKEEPQEEEVQKKKPGGVGGEERSVYTPVGSEEGKEEKKGSPNLFLLQSASLSKLTTLLHAAKDVAKETREAEADPRPKYNGSPTPPSVTTTTITTPPSYPAHNASLPALPTSPCALTAPNLPCEEAKPGFPTSTSSPSSFSSLLSPPPQLFSPMKTSTLTPTPPQLQYLPSDQLLRVLTERSGHWFTLLPRSPCDDTSLTTSPSPGPGPLQSSPLPSSSLTRPRSPPASPALPLTPSAASASASPHHPAGFINYPLSALQGKAGGSLLGLSAFCGGWPSGMMSPSQLPFCSSPLPGHSGLSSVEGSANAAPSVSSKSESPVPPGEKLSSTVPSPAMMEVPKHSDHPTPWPIPEEMLSGWWRVSDIEELRSLVESLHSRGVREKGLHRQMHKYMELIPQVCTKHRDAAMIELCELEESQVSVESVRGWCVEEQAMEMDIAVLQQVEELERKVTTASLQVKGWMYPEPQSEREDLVYHEHKPLPKQQPAAGGAADKDQPEDKADHKAGGVVRHADNPLDIAVTRLADLERNIERRGEEEVAHGMKVWRKALGDVRSAAQLAMCLQQLQKSIAWERSIMKVYCQICRKGDNEDLLLLCDGCDKGCHTYCHKPKITAIPEGDWYCPACISKASGPSPKNKKLPSKPVAGGGGKKPTTAEAKRNGKQAGNSNGNVEVSEDDSASANSTPKKGGGAKEPPSRKRKGEESPAPSQAPPTPQSRSQESPVVCVKRAKTARDNNRDLGLCRVLLAELERHQDAWPFLNPVNTKGIPGYRKVIKKPMDFATIREKLISSQYQNLETFIIDVNLVFDNCEKFNEDNSDIGRAGHNMRKFFDKRWTELLKQIN; translated from the exons GTCGTTTGTATGGGGCGATGAGCGACCAGCAGCCCTACACGTTGTCAAGTGCCTTCCCCCTGGTCAGCCACCCAGCCTTCGGCCTGTACACCACTAGCTCAGGACGCCCAGAGTTTGGAGGCCTGGGGTCGTTGGGGTCCCTGGGTTCTCTGGGGTCCTTGGGGATGTCTGCTGCCCTGGCCGCACACCCCCAGCTGGGGGCTCTGACAG AATGGTGGCGAGCAGCAGAGGCCCACAGTAGGGGGGCAGCAGCCTTCCTCCCCCCGTTCCTGGGCCTCCCCACAATGTTCACCCCCCACATCCAGCAGAACCACAGCCCcatgcaacccccctccaggacCCCCAGCAAAAACGGACAGATCCCCAAAG GGGTGAACGGGGCAGTGAACGGAAGTGGGGTCTCCTCCCCAACCATGCAGGGGTCTTACTCCATGAACGCGTCCCCATCTCTGGGTGCCTCCCAGTCTGTTAAGGGCCCCAAGGCCAGGGGCCCCAGGAGCAGCCCTCACAGCCAGAGCCACACAGCAGAGCTACAGCTGGAGAAAGTACCCCACAAACCTAAAGACAAG AAGCCCAGTAAAAAGCCAGCAGAGGTCGCTGGGGTCAGTGACAGCGAATCAGGCTCTTCCTCGGACAGCTCCAGCAACGGAGCCATCAGCAGCGACCTGGAGGACCTCGGAGGGGAAGAGGACGACGACGATGATGATGACGACGATGATGAAGACGAGGAAGAGGATGGAAAGTGTGAGGCGTGGAACTCTGAGAAGGAGAAGGCGAGGCGGgcgaagaagaaaaaaatgaag aTCGGGACACTAAGCTCAGGCATGAAGGAGGCACAAGACAAGAGGAACAACCTGCCCCACAGCCTACCCTCCGACCCCCCCATCCTGGTCCCCTCACAGCACTGCCCCTCTCCTCCTACCCTGTCCCAGAGCTCCCCCCTGTCCCTCCAGACCTCCCGGCCCAGGGAGGAGGGTCTCCAGCAGCACCTCAGTGTCATCCAGTCCACGGGCCTAGCAGCCAGCTCCAAGCCCCTGGCTCTCCTCACCCAACCCCGCAGGGAAACCTCCCCATCACCCCTCTCTGCCTCGCCAATCCCCCTCATCACCTCGCCCAAAGGACGCACCACATCCTCCCCCAAGCCGCCCAAGCTCCTGCCCTCCTCGCCGCAGAACCTGCCCCTGTCCCTCTGCACTTCCCTGTCCCGCTCCGTACCCCTGTCCTCCTCGCCTCAATCCTTCCCTCTCCTCACGTCGCCCATGGCCAACTCCCAGCAGCCCAAGCCTCTGAAGACACCTGGCAGTGGGAAAGCCAGTAAGAGGAAGCTGCTGGAGGATTCACTCTCTCAAATCAACGAATTCAGGCTCAAACAG TCTTTACTCTCGCAAGGCCAGACGTTCCCGGCGGCGCAGCCCAAGAAGCAGCAGGGTCACAGAACCTCTCGGAAGGCTGCTGGGGTGAAGTCATCCTCCTTGCCGCCCCCCAAGCTGTCCTCCCCGGAGAGTCTGGGTGGCGGTGGCAGAAGCACCAAGTTGCCCCctgctcccctcccccctcccccccagaaCAACCACTCCAACCTCTTCCTGTCCAGCGCTCTCCTGGGCCTGGCTGCCCACCCCAACGGAGTCATCCAAAGCACCACCGCTCAGGACGCACCGCTGGCCCTTATCACCAAGCCCCGCAAGGACTCCAACAAGGACCTCTCTGGGGCAGGGGCGTCCCTCTCGCTGCCCGTCAACCTCAGCACCGGCGGAAGGGCCCACTCGGCCTCTTCTCAGGCCCCCCCGGCGCGGCCCGCTACCTCACCCTCACCGGCCACGGCACGGGGCCCCAGGAAGATCAAGGCCCCCAAGACCCCTAAGCTCCAGGCCCCTAACCTCCAGGTTCAGGCCCATGCTCTGGCCCCCATGGCAGCCTGGAAGGGCCTCTCTCAGAGTCACCTGGTGCAGTCTCTGGTGGACCTGTTCAGAGGGGCCGAGGCCGGCCTCCCAGGTCTCCCCGGTCTCCCTAGCAGCAAGGACTCGGATGACTCTGTTGAGgatgacgacgacgacgacgatgatgatgatgatgatctggatgatttggaggatgatgaggaggactcGGATGACAGCTTGTCAG ATTCTGACAGTAACTCGGACAGCGACGCGGACGTCTCCGGTGGCAAACTGAAGGACCCGAAGCTGAAGCTGCCATCGTCAGGCTCCGCCTCCAAGAGGGAGAAGACCCCACTCAAGCTAACCAAAGGCCACGCCTCCTTACTGAGCAACTCAACCAATCACACAGCCACCAGCTGCTCCCCGCTCAACCTGCAGGTCATCAAGACGCCCAACATCGTCACCAGCTCCAGTGCCTTGGCCTATCAcagctctccttcctcctcctactCCCTGGCCATGCCCCCAG gcGCAGGGAAAAGAAAGAGGGTGATGGATGAGCAGGAGTTGAGGATACCTCTGGAGTTGGG CTGGCAGAGAGAAACGCGGATCAAGAGCGTGTCTGGGAAGATGCAAGGCGACGTGGCGTATTACGCGCCATGCGGGAAGAAGTTGAGGCAGTACCCAGATGTGATGAAG GGCCTGCAGTGGAGTCTGCTGAAGGACGAGGACGTCATCCCTCATATCCTGGCCATGGAGGGCCGGCGGGGACGGCCCCCCAACTCAGAGCGCCAGCGCGGGGCCGAGGGGGGAAAGGGCTCCCGGAGGAGGAAGGGCCGGCCGCCCAACGTGGGAGAGGGTCTGGGGTTGGGGGCAGAGGTGCCTAGCCCCAGCGAGGCCAAACTCTTACGCAAACTGGAGGCCCAag AGATAGCCAGGCAGGCGGCCCAGATGAAGATGATGAGGAAGCTGGAGAAGCAGGCCATGGCCAGGGCAGCCAAAGAGGCCAGGAAGCAACaag CCATCATGGCGGCCGAGGAAAGGAGGAAGCAGAAGGAGCAAATGAAGATCATCAAGCAGCAG GAGAAGATCAAGCGTATTCAGCAGATCAGGTTGGAGAAGGAGATGAGGACACAGCAGATCCTGGAG GCTAAACGGAGAAAGAAAGAAGAGGTTGCGAATGCCAAAGTTATGGAGGCAGAGAAACGAATAAAG GAGAAAGAAATGCGAAGACAGCATGCAGTCATTTTGAAGCACCAG gagagggagaggagacggcAACATGGGATGCTCATGAAGGCGGTGGAGGCTCGCAAGAAAGCAGAG GAGCGCGAGCGCTTGCGGCAGGAAAAGAGGGATGAGAAGCGCCTGAACAAGGAGCGGAAATTGGAGCTGAGGAGGCTGGAACTGGAGATTGCCAGGGAGCTGAAGAAGCCAAATGAAGACATGTGTCTGGCCGATCATAAG CCTCTTCCAGAGTTTTCCAGAATCCCTGGCCTGATCTTGCCGGGGGTTGCGGTGTCTGACTGCCTGATGCTGATGCAGTTCCTACGCGGCTTTGGGAAGGTGCTGGGCTTCGATGTGGGGGTGGACGTACCCACCCTGGGgatgctgcaggagggcctgctCAACGTGGGAGACAGCATGGGACACGTCCAGGACCTGCTGGTCAGACTCCTCTCCCTGGCCGTGTGTGACCCTGGACTGCCCCCTGGACACAAG acCAAGACCATGCTGGGGGACCATCTGACCAACGTGGGCATCAACCGGGACAACGTGTCGGAGGTGCTGCAGATGTACATGGGGGCCCATTGTGGGCAGACTGAGCTGGCTGAGCTGGCCCTCAGCCTGAAGACCAAGGCCTTCCAGGCCCACACCCCCGCCCAGAAGGCCTCCATACTAGGCTTCCTGGCCAATGAGCTGGCCTGCAGCAAGAGTGTCGTCAG TGAGATCGACAAGAACCTTGATCACATGACCAACATGAGGAAGGACAAGTGGCTGATCGAGGGCAAACTCAAAAA gttgaGGACCATCCATGCCAAACGGACCGGAAAGAGAGATGCCAGCATGGGAGGGGAGGAGACCCAGCCCCTGGGTACGCCTTCCTCTGGCCTCAAACGCAAGAGAAAGGCCGGAGCAGAAAGCGACGACGACGATGATGAAGACGAAGACAGCGACGACCTGGCCGATGAAGatgacgaggaagaggaggaggagatgaagaaGGGGAAGAAAGTGGAAACGTGTGACGAGGACGATGGGGACCAATCAACTAGTGTGGAGGAGCTGGAGAAACAGATAGAGAAGCTAGCCAAG CAACAGCACCAGGTGAGGAGGAAGCTGTTTGAGGCGTCCCACTCCCTGCGCTCCATGATGTACGGCCAGGACCGGTACCGCCGGCGCTACTGGGTTCTGCCCCACTGCGGAGGGGTCTTCATCGAGGCCATGGAGAGCGGAGAAGCTGCGGGGGAGctggacaaagagagggagaggaggaggacggcAGCAGGGGAGGTGCACATCAAGGAGGAGCCGCAGGAGGAGGAGGTGCAGAAGAAGAAACCTGGGGGCGTCGGCGGGGAGGAGAGGAGCGTCTACACCCCCGTGGGGtcagaggaagggaaggaggagaagaaaggtTCTCCCAATCTTTTCCTCTTGCAGTCAGCCTCTCTCTCCAAACTGACCACGCTCCTCCACGCCGCTAAGGACGTTGCCAAGGAAACCCGCGAAGCCGAGGCAGACCCCCGTCCCAAATACAACGGCAGCCCCACGCCACCCTCTGTTACCACGACAACAATAACAACACCACCATCCTATCCCGCCCACAACGCCTCTCTGCCCGCCTTACCTACAAGCCCCTGTGCGTTGACGGCGCCGAACCTGCCGTGCGAGGAGGCCAAGCCCGGCTTCCCCACCTCCACCTCGTCtccctcctcgttctcctctctcctgagcCCCCCACCCCAGCTTTTCAGCCCTATGAAGAcctccaccctaacccctacccctccACAGCTCCAGTACCTCCCCAGTGACCAGCTCCTCAGGGTCCTGACAGAGAGGAGCGGTCACTGGTTCACCCTGCTCCCCCGCTCCCCCTGTGACGACACCTCCCtaaccacctctccctccccaggGCCCGGCCCTCTCCAGTCCTCCCCGCTGCCCTCCTCCAGCCTCACACGGCCCAGGTCTCCCCCGGCCTCCCCCGCCCTGCCTCTCACCCCCTCGGCAGCGTCGGCCTCAGCCAGCCCCCACCATCCAGCTGGCTTCATCAACTACCCTCTGTCAGCCCTGCAG GGTAAGGCTGGCGGGTCGTTGCTGGGTCTCTCAGCGTTCTGCGGTGGCTGGCCCAGTGGAATGATGAGCCCCAGCCAGCTGCCCTTCTGCAGCAGCCCCCTGCCAGGCCACTCAGGCCTCAGCTCCGTGGAGGGCAGTGCCAACGCGGCGCCCAGCGTCTCCAGCAAGAGCGAGTCGCCTGTTCCTCCCGGCGAGAAGCTCTCGTCCACGGTGCCCTCTCCCGCCATGATGGAGGTGCCCAAGCACTCGGATCACCCCACACCATGGCCCATCCCTGagg agATGCTGTCAGGCTGGTGGCGAGTGTCAGACATTGAGGAGCTGCGCTCCCTGGTGGAGTCCCTCCACAGCCGGGGAGTCAGAGAGAAGGGCCTGCACCGACAGATGCACAAATACATGGAGCTCATCCCACAGGTCTGCACCAAGCACCGAGACG CGGCCATGATAGAGCTGTGTGAGCTGGAGGAGAGCCAGGTGAGTGTGGAGTCAGTGCGGGGGTGGTGTGTGGAGGAGCAGGCCATGGAGATGGACATCGCTGTGCTGCAGCAGGTGGAGGAGCTGGAGAGGAAGGTCACCACCGCCAGCCTGCAGGTCAAG GGCTGGATGTACCCCGAGCCCCAATCAGAGAGGGAGGACCTGGTCTACCACGAGCACAAGCCCCTCCCCAAACAACAACCAGCGGCGGGCGGCGCTGCCGACAAAGACCAACCGGAGGACAAGGCGGACCACAAGGCGGGCGGCGTGGTGCGTCACGCGGACAACCCTCTGGACATAGCGGTGACGCGGCTGGCGGACCTGGAGAGGAACATCGAGAGAAG GGGCGAAGAGGAGGTGGCCCATGGGATGAAGGTGTGGAGGAAGGCCCTGGGCGACGTCCGCAGTGCCGCCCAGCTGGCCATGTGTCTCCAGCAGCTCCAGAAGTCCATCGCCTGGGAGAGGTCCATCATGAAAGTG TACTGTCAGATCTGCAGGAAGGGTGACAACGAGGACCTGCTCCTGCTGTGTGACGGCTGTGACAAAGGCTGCCACACGTACTGTCACAAACCCAAGATCACCGCCATCCCCGAGGGGGACTGGTACTGCCCCGCCTGCATATCCAAG gcgaGCGGCCCATCTCCCAAGAACAAGAAGCTGCCCAGCAAACCGGTGGCGGGTGGAGGCGGGAAGAAACCCACCACTGCTGAGGCCAAGCGGAATGGGAAGCAGGCCGGCAACAGTAACGGTAACGTGGAGGTGTCAGAGGACGACTCGGCGAGCGCCAACAGCACCCCGAAGAAAGGAGGAGGAGCGAAAGAGCCCCCCAGCAggaaaaggaaaggagaggagagccccGCCCCGTCCCAGGCCCCGCCCACACCCCAGTCACGCAGTCAGGagagccctgtggtgtgtgtgaagAGAGCCAAGACAGCCAGAGACAACAACAGAGACCTGGGTTTGTGCAG GGTGCTCCTGGCTGAGTTGGAGCGCCACCAGGATGCCTGGCCCTTCCTCAACCCCGTCAACACCAAGGGGATCCCTGGCTACAGGAAGGTCATCAAGAAGCCCATGGACTTCGCCACCATCAGAGAGAAGCTCATCAGCAGCCA GTATCAGAATCTGGAGACTTTCATTATTGACGTCAACCTGGTTTTTGATAACTGTGAAAAGTTTAATGAAGACAATTCAGACATTGGGCGAGCGGGACACAACATGAGGAAGTTCTTTGATAAGAGATGGACAGAGCTTCTCAAGCAAATAAACTAA